In Neisseria animalis, a single window of DNA contains:
- the rplA gene encoding 50S ribosomal protein L1, producing the protein MAKVSKRLKALRASVEANKLYAIDEAIALVKGAATAKFDESVDVSFNLGVDPRKSDQVIRGSVVLPKGTGKTTRVAVFAQGANADAAKEAGADVVGFEDLAAEIKGGNLDFDVVIASPDAMRIVGQLGTILGPRGLMPNPKVGTVTPNVAEAVKNAKAGQVQYRTDKAGIIHATIGRASFAEADLKANFDALLDAVVKAKPAAAKGQYLRKVAVSSTMGLGVRVDTSSVNS; encoded by the coding sequence ATGGCTAAAGTATCTAAACGCTTGAAAGCTTTGCGCGCCTCTGTTGAAGCCAATAAACTGTACGCTATCGATGAAGCTATCGCTTTGGTGAAAGGTGCGGCTACGGCTAAATTCGACGAATCTGTTGATGTATCTTTCAACTTGGGTGTGGATCCTCGTAAATCTGACCAAGTAATCCGCGGTTCCGTTGTGTTGCCTAAGGGTACCGGTAAAACTACCCGTGTTGCCGTATTTGCACAAGGCGCAAATGCAGATGCCGCTAAAGAAGCCGGTGCTGATGTGGTAGGTTTCGAGGATTTGGCTGCTGAAATCAAAGGCGGTAACTTGGATTTCGATGTTGTGATTGCTTCTCCGGATGCAATGCGTATCGTTGGTCAATTGGGTACCATCTTGGGTCCTCGCGGCTTGATGCCTAACCCTAAAGTAGGTACGGTGACCCCTAACGTTGCTGAGGCAGTTAAAAACGCTAAAGCTGGTCAAGTGCAATACCGTACTGACAAGGCAGGTATCATTCATGCTACCATCGGCCGTGCTTCTTTTGCTGAAGCTGATCTGAAAGCAAACTTTGATGCTTTGCTGGATGCTGTTGTTAAAGCGAAGCCGGCTGCTGCAAAAGGCCAATATTTGCGTAAAGTTGCGGTTTCCAGCACCATGGGTCTGGGTGTGCGCGTTGATACTTCAAGCGTAAACAGCTAA
- the rplL gene encoding 50S ribosomal protein L7/L12, whose product MAITKEDILSAVEQLTVMELNELVKAFEEKFGVSAAAVAVAGPAGAGAAAAEEKTEFDVVLASAGDQKVGVIKVVRAITGLGLKEAKDIVDGAPKTLKEGVSKAEAEDIQKQLEEAGAKVEIK is encoded by the coding sequence ATGGCTATCACTAAAGAAGACATCTTGAGCGCAGTTGAGCAACTGACTGTAATGGAATTGAACGAGCTGGTTAAAGCTTTTGAAGAAAAATTCGGCGTTTCTGCTGCTGCCGTTGCTGTTGCAGGTCCTGCAGGTGCAGGTGCTGCTGCTGCCGAAGAAAAAACTGAATTTGACGTAGTTTTGGCTTCTGCCGGCGATCAAAAAGTAGGCGTGATTAAAGTTGTTCGCGCTATTACCGGTTTGGGCCTGAAAGAAGCTAAAGACATCGTTGACGGTGCGCCTAAAACTCTTAAAGAAGGCGTTTCTAAAGCTGAAGCTGAAGACATTCAAAAACAACTGGAAGAAGCTGGCGCTAAAGTCGAAATCAAATAA
- the rplJ gene encoding 50S ribosomal protein L10, whose translation MSLNIETKKVAVEEISAAIANAQTLVVAEYRGISVASMTELRANARKEGVYLRVLKNTLARRAVEGTSFAGLADHMVGPLVYAASEDAVAAAKVLHQFAKKDDKIVLKAGSYNGEVLNTAQVAELASIPSREELLSKLLFVMQAPVSGFARGLAALAEKKAGEEAA comes from the coding sequence TTGAGTCTCAATATTGAAACCAAGAAAGTGGCCGTTGAAGAGATTAGCGCAGCGATTGCAAACGCTCAAACTCTGGTGGTTGCTGAATATCGCGGTATCAGTGTTGCCAGCATGACCGAGCTGCGTGCAAATGCACGTAAAGAAGGCGTATATCTGCGCGTTCTGAAAAACACGTTGGCTCGTCGTGCAGTAGAAGGTACTTCATTTGCAGGTTTGGCAGATCACATGGTGGGTCCGCTGGTTTATGCTGCATCTGAAGATGCTGTTGCTGCTGCAAAAGTGCTGCATCAATTCGCGAAAAAAGATGACAAAATCGTTTTGAAAGCCGGTTCTTATAATGGCGAGGTACTGAATACTGCTCAGGTTGCTGAGTTGGCTTCTATTCCAAGCCGCGAAGAGCTGTTGTCCAAACTGTTGTTCGTTATGCAAGCTCCTGTTTCAGGCTTTGCTCGCGGTTTGGCTGCCTTGGCAGAGAAAAAAGCAGGCGAAGAAGCTGCTTAA
- the rplK gene encoding 50S ribosomal protein L11, whose translation MAKKIIGYIKLQIPAGKANPSPPVGPALGQRGLNIMEFCKAFNAATQGMEPGLPIPVVITAFADKSFTFVMKTPPASILLKKAAGLQKGSSNPLTNKVGKLTRAQLEEIATTKEPDLTGADLDARVRTIAGSARSMGLDVEGV comes from the coding sequence GTGGCAAAGAAAATTATCGGCTACATTAAACTGCAAATTCCTGCAGGTAAAGCCAACCCTTCTCCTCCGGTAGGTCCGGCATTGGGCCAACGCGGTTTGAATATTATGGAATTCTGTAAGGCGTTTAACGCTGCAACCCAAGGCATGGAGCCGGGCTTGCCGATTCCTGTTGTTATTACTGCGTTTGCGGATAAATCATTCACTTTTGTGATGAAAACGCCTCCTGCTTCCATCTTGCTGAAAAAAGCGGCTGGTTTGCAAAAAGGCAGCTCTAATCCGCTGACTAATAAAGTGGGTAAATTGACCCGTGCTCAGTTGGAAGAGATTGCAACAACTAAAGAACCTGATTTGACAGGTGCGGATTTGGATGCGCGTGTGCGTACTATCGCTGGTTCTGCCCGTTCAATGGGTCTGGATGTGGAGGGTGTATGA
- the nusG gene encoding transcription termination/antitermination protein NusG, with protein MSKRWYVVQAYSGFEKNVQKTLKERIVREEMEDYFGQILVPVEEVVDIKNGRKTITERKFYPGYVLVEMEMTDDSWHLVKSTPRVSGFIGGTANRPLPISQREADAILQQVRSGVEKPKPKVEFEVGQQVRVNEGPFADFNGVVDEVNYERNKLRVSVQIFGRETPVELEFGQVEKI; from the coding sequence ATGTCAAAACGTTGGTATGTTGTGCAGGCTTATTCCGGCTTTGAAAAAAATGTTCAGAAGACATTGAAAGAGCGTATTGTACGCGAAGAAATGGAAGACTATTTCGGCCAAATTTTGGTTCCGGTTGAAGAGGTTGTAGATATCAAAAATGGCCGTAAAACGATAACCGAACGCAAGTTTTATCCCGGTTATGTGCTGGTTGAAATGGAAATGACCGATGATTCATGGCATTTGGTAAAGAGTACGCCTCGGGTTTCCGGATTTATTGGCGGTACGGCCAATCGACCATTGCCGATTTCTCAGCGTGAAGCTGATGCTATTCTGCAACAAGTACGTAGCGGTGTGGAAAAACCTAAGCCTAAGGTTGAATTTGAAGTTGGACAACAAGTACGTGTTAACGAAGGTCCGTTCGCCGATTTCAATGGCGTTGTAGATGAAGTTAATTACGAGCGCAATAAATTGCGTGTATCTGTTCAAATATTTGGCCGAGAAACTCCGGTTGAGCTTGAATTTGGTCAGGTAGAAAAAATTTAA
- the tuf gene encoding elongation factor Tu encodes MAKEKFERSKPHVNVGTIGHVDHGKTTLTAALTTILSKKFGGAAKAYDQIDNAPEEKARGITINTSHVEYETETRHYAHVDCPGHADYVKNMITGAAQMDGAILVVSAADGPMPQTREHILLARQVGVPYILVFMNKCDMVDDAELLELVEMEIRDLLSSYDFPGDDCPIVQGSALKALEGDAAFEAKIFELADALDSYIPAPERAVDKPFLLPIEDVFSISGRGTVVTGRVERGIIHVGDEIEIVGLKETQKTTCTGVEMFRKLLDEGQAGDNVGVLLRGTKREEVERGQVLAKPGTITPHTKFEAEVYVLSKEEGGRHTPFFANYRPQFYFRTTDVTGAVTLSEGVEMVMPGENVKITVELIAPIAMENGLRFAIREGGRTVGAGVVSNVIA; translated from the coding sequence ATGGCTAAGGAAAAATTTGAACGTAGCAAACCGCACGTAAACGTTGGCACCATCGGTCACGTTGACCATGGTAAAACCACTCTGACTGCTGCGTTGACTACCATTCTGTCTAAAAAATTCGGTGGCGCTGCCAAAGCATACGACCAAATCGACAACGCTCCTGAAGAAAAAGCCCGTGGTATTACCATTAATACCTCACACGTAGAATACGAAACCGAAACCCGCCACTACGCACACGTAGACTGCCCGGGTCACGCCGACTACGTTAAAAACATGATTACCGGTGCCGCTCAAATGGATGGTGCAATTTTGGTTGTATCCGCAGCCGACGGTCCTATGCCTCAAACCCGCGAGCACATCCTGTTGGCCCGTCAAGTAGGTGTACCGTACATTCTCGTATTCATGAACAAATGCGACATGGTTGACGATGCCGAACTGCTGGAACTGGTAGAGATGGAAATCCGCGACCTGTTGAGCAGCTACGACTTCCCGGGTGACGACTGCCCGATCGTACAAGGTTCTGCCTTGAAAGCCTTGGAAGGTGATGCAGCATTCGAAGCTAAAATTTTCGAACTGGCTGATGCACTGGACAGCTACATCCCTGCTCCTGAGCGTGCCGTTGACAAACCGTTCCTGTTGCCGATTGAAGACGTATTCTCAATCTCCGGCCGCGGTACTGTAGTAACCGGTCGTGTAGAGCGTGGTATCATCCATGTTGGCGACGAGATTGAAATCGTTGGTTTGAAAGAAACCCAAAAAACCACTTGTACCGGCGTAGAAATGTTCCGCAAACTGCTGGACGAAGGTCAAGCAGGTGATAACGTAGGCGTACTGCTGCGCGGTACCAAACGTGAAGAAGTAGAGCGCGGTCAAGTATTGGCCAAACCGGGTACCATTACCCCGCACACCAAGTTCGAAGCAGAAGTATACGTACTGAGCAAAGAAGAAGGTGGCCGTCATACTCCGTTCTTCGCAAACTACCGTCCGCAATTCTACTTCCGTACGACTGACGTTACCGGTGCGGTAACTCTGTCTGAAGGTGTAGAAATGGTAATGCCGGGTGAAAACGTGAAAATCACCGTTGAACTGATTGCACCGATTGCAATGGAAAACGGTCTGCGTTTTGCGATTCGCGAAGGTGGTCGTACCGTGGGTGCCGGTGTGGTATCTAACGTTATCGCTTAA
- the secE gene encoding preprotein translocase subunit SecE: MTERISEDKAEKQGQLMRSSESSSAPKREGLFAYFRSSWTEFKKVVWPKRDDAVKMTIFVVIFVALLSIFIYGVDSVISWLFFDILLKRG; encoded by the coding sequence ATGACAGAGCGCATCTCTGAAGACAAGGCGGAAAAGCAGGGTCAGCTTATGCGAAGTAGCGAAAGTTCGTCTGCGCCTAAGCGTGAGGGATTGTTTGCTTATTTCCGTAGTTCTTGGACTGAGTTTAAAAAGGTCGTTTGGCCTAAGCGTGATGATGCTGTAAAAATGACCATCTTTGTGGTGATTTTTGTTGCATTGCTATCCATTTTTATTTATGGCGTGGATAGTGTGATTTCATGGTTATTTTTTGATATTTTGTTGAAGAGGGGATAA
- the rpoB gene encoding DNA-directed RNA polymerase subunit beta — MNYSFTEKKRIRKSFAKRENVLDVPFLLATQIDSYAKFLQLENAFDQRTDDGLQAAFNSIFPIVSHNGYARLEFVHYTLGEPLFDIPECQLRGITYAAPLRARIRLVILDKESSKPTVKEVRENEVYMGEIPLMTPSGSFVINGTERVIVSQLHRSPGVFFEHDKGKTHSSGKLLFSARIIPYRGSWLDFEFDPKDLLYFRIDRRRKMPVTILLRALGYNDEQILDTFYDKETFYLSSNGVQTDLVASRLKGETAKTDIVDKDGNVLVAKGKRITAKNVRDITNAGLTRLDVEAESLLGKVLATDLIVPDTGEVLASANDEITEELLAKFDIHGIEQVSTLYINELDQGGYISNTLRTDETADQQAARVAIYRMMRPGEPPTEEAVELLFNRLFFSEDSYDLSRVGRMKFNTRTYEQKLSEAQKGSWYGRLLNETFAGAAEKGGYVLSIEDIVASIATLVELRNGHGEVDDIDHLGNRRVRSVGELTENQFRSGLARVERAVKERLNQAESENLMPHDLINAKPVSAAIKEFFGSSQLSQFMDQTNPLSEVTHKRRVSALGPGGLTRERAGFEVRDVHPTHYGRVCPIETPEGPNIGLINSLSVYARTNDYGFLETPYRRVVDGKVTDQIDYLSAIEEGRYVIAQANAELDAEGRLIDELVTCREKGETIMATPDRVQYMDVATGQVVSVAASLIPFLEHDDANRALMGANMQRQAVPCLRAEKPMVGTGIERSVAVDSATAIVARRGGVVEYVDANRVVVRVHDDEATAGEVGVDIYNLVKFTRSNQSTNINQRPAVKAGDVLQRGDLIADGASTDLGELALGQNMTIAFMPWNGYNYEDSILISEKVAADDRYTSIHIEELNVVARDTKLGAEDITRDIPNLSERMQNRLDESGIVYIGAEVEAGDVLVGKVTPKGETQLTPEEKLLRAIFGEKASDVKDTSLRMPTGMSGTVIDVQVFTREGIQRDKRAQSIIDSELKRYRQDLSDQLRIFDNDAFDRIERMIVGQKANGGPMKLAKGSEITGEYLNSTASKHDWFDIRLADEELAKQLELIKLSLQQKREEADELYEIKKKKLTQGDELQPGVQKMVKVFIAIKRRLQAGDKMAGRHGNKGVVSRILPVEDMPYMADGRPVDIVLNPLGVPSRMNIGQILEVHLGWAAKGIGERIDNMLKEQRKVGEIRAFLNKLYNGSGKQEDLGSLTDEEIIELASNLRKGASFASPVFDGAKEAEIREMLDLAYPSDDSEVAKLGFNDSKTQITLYDGRSGEAFDRKVTVGVMHYLKLHHLVDEKMHARSTGPYSLVTQQPLGGKAQFGGQRFGEMEVWALEAYGAAYTLQEMLTVKSDDVNGRTKMYENIVKGEHKIDAGMPESFNVLVKEIRSLGLDIDLERY, encoded by the coding sequence ATGAACTATTCGTTTACCGAGAAAAAACGTATCCGTAAGAGCTTTGCCAAACGGGAAAATGTATTGGATGTCCCGTTTTTGCTGGCAACTCAAATCGATTCTTATGCGAAATTTCTACAGTTGGAAAATGCGTTTGACCAACGTACTGATGATGGTCTGCAAGCAGCTTTCAATTCTATTTTTCCGATTGTCAGCCATAACGGTTATGCCCGTTTGGAATTTGTTCATTACACCTTGGGCGAACCGCTGTTTGACATTCCTGAATGCCAATTGCGCGGTATTACCTATGCTGCACCGCTGCGTGCGCGTATCCGCTTGGTAATTCTGGATAAAGAGTCTTCAAAACCGACCGTTAAAGAAGTGCGTGAAAACGAGGTGTATATGGGTGAAATCCCATTGATGACACCGAGTGGCTCTTTTGTAATTAATGGTACGGAGCGCGTTATTGTATCCCAGCTCCACCGTTCTCCCGGTGTATTCTTTGAGCACGATAAAGGTAAAACCCATTCGTCAGGCAAGTTGTTGTTCTCTGCCCGTATTATTCCTTACCGCGGTTCTTGGCTGGATTTCGAGTTTGATCCGAAAGATTTGTTGTATTTCCGTATCGACCGTCGCCGTAAAATGCCGGTAACCATTTTGCTGCGTGCTTTAGGTTATAACGATGAACAAATTCTTGATACTTTCTACGATAAAGAAACTTTTTATCTGTCGTCAAATGGTGTTCAGACCGATTTAGTGGCAAGCCGTCTGAAAGGCGAGACTGCTAAAACCGATATCGTAGATAAAGACGGTAATGTTTTGGTTGCCAAGGGAAAACGCATTACTGCGAAAAATGTGCGTGATATTACCAATGCCGGATTGACCCGTTTGGACGTTGAAGCAGAAAGTTTGCTGGGTAAGGTATTGGCAACCGATTTGATTGTTCCGGATACCGGTGAAGTATTGGCGTCAGCCAATGATGAAATTACCGAAGAATTGCTGGCGAAGTTTGATATTCACGGTATCGAGCAAGTTTCTACCCTTTATATCAATGAGTTGGATCAGGGTGGTTATATTTCCAACACCCTGCGTACTGATGAAACTGCCGACCAACAGGCTGCACGTGTAGCGATTTACCGCATGATGCGTCCGGGTGAGCCGCCTACTGAAGAAGCTGTTGAGTTGCTGTTCAACCGTTTGTTCTTCAGTGAAGACAGTTATGATTTGTCGCGTGTCGGCCGCATGAAATTCAATACCCGTACTTACGAGCAAAAACTGTCAGAAGCCCAAAAAGGCTCATGGTATGGCCGTCTGCTGAATGAGACTTTCGCCGGCGCTGCCGAAAAAGGCGGTTATGTTTTGAGTATTGAAGACATTGTTGCATCGATTGCTACCTTGGTTGAGCTGCGTAACGGTCACGGCGAGGTGGATGATATCGATCACTTGGGCAACCGTCGTGTGCGTTCGGTAGGCGAATTGACAGAAAACCAATTCCGCAGCGGTTTGGCACGAGTTGAGCGCGCCGTTAAGGAGCGTTTGAACCAAGCCGAGTCAGAAAACCTGATGCCGCATGACTTAATCAATGCGAAACCGGTTTCTGCAGCTATTAAAGAATTTTTTGGCTCAAGCCAACTGAGCCAGTTTATGGATCAGACCAATCCGTTGTCGGAAGTTACCCACAAACGCCGCGTATCGGCATTGGGTCCGGGCGGTTTGACCCGCGAGCGTGCCGGTTTTGAGGTGCGCGACGTACATCCGACTCATTACGGCCGCGTATGTCCGATTGAGACTCCGGAGGGTCCGAACATCGGTTTGATTAACTCCTTGTCAGTTTACGCGCGTACCAATGATTACGGCTTTTTGGAAACCCCATACCGCCGCGTGGTAGATGGAAAGGTGACCGACCAGATTGATTACTTGTCCGCTATCGAAGAAGGTCGCTATGTGATTGCACAGGCGAATGCTGAATTGGATGCTGAAGGCCGTCTGATTGATGAGTTGGTAACCTGTCGTGAAAAAGGTGAGACCATTATGGCAACACCCGACCGCGTTCAATACATGGACGTTGCAACCGGTCAGGTGGTGTCCGTAGCAGCTTCTCTGATTCCGTTCTTGGAACATGATGACGCCAACCGCGCTTTGATGGGTGCGAACATGCAACGTCAGGCCGTACCGTGTCTGCGTGCTGAAAAACCAATGGTTGGTACCGGTATCGAACGTTCCGTAGCTGTGGATTCAGCTACGGCCATTGTTGCCCGTCGTGGTGGTGTAGTCGAATACGTTGATGCCAACCGCGTGGTGGTTCGCGTACACGATGATGAAGCAACTGCCGGCGAAGTGGGTGTGGACATCTATAATTTGGTGAAATTCACCCGTTCCAACCAGTCAACCAACATTAACCAGCGTCCGGCGGTAAAAGCGGGCGATGTATTGCAGCGCGGCGACTTGATTGCAGACGGCGCATCGACCGATTTGGGCGAATTGGCACTGGGTCAAAACATGACCATCGCCTTTATGCCGTGGAACGGTTACAACTACGAAGACTCGATTCTGATTTCCGAGAAAGTGGCAGCGGACGATCGCTATACTTCTATCCATATCGAAGAATTGAATGTCGTAGCCCGTGATACCAAGTTGGGTGCAGAAGACATTACCCGCGATATTCCGAACCTCTCCGAACGTATGCAAAACCGTTTGGACGAATCCGGTATCGTATATATCGGTGCAGAGGTAGAAGCCGGTGACGTGTTGGTGGGTAAAGTAACACCCAAAGGCGAAACCCAACTGACTCCTGAAGAAAAACTGCTGCGTGCCATCTTCGGTGAAAAAGCGTCAGACGTAAAAGATACTTCATTGCGTATGCCGACCGGCATGAGCGGTACGGTAATCGACGTACAAGTGTTTACCCGCGAAGGTATCCAGCGCGATAAACGTGCACAATCGATTATTGACTCTGAACTGAAACGCTACCGTCAAGACTTGAGTGACCAGTTGCGTATTTTCGACAACGACGCATTCGACCGTATCGAGCGCATGATTGTCGGACAAAAAGCCAACGGCGGCCCGATGAAATTGGCCAAAGGCAGCGAAATCACCGGTGAATACCTGAACTCAACTGCCAGCAAACATGATTGGTTCGATATTCGTTTGGCAGATGAAGAATTGGCCAAACAGTTGGAACTGATTAAATTGAGCCTGCAACAAAAACGCGAAGAAGCGGACGAGTTGTATGAAATCAAGAAGAAAAAACTGACTCAGGGCGACGAGCTGCAACCGGGCGTGCAAAAAATGGTGAAAGTATTCATCGCCATCAAACGCCGTCTGCAAGCCGGTGACAAAATGGCCGGCCGCCACGGTAACAAAGGTGTGGTATCGCGCATTCTGCCGGTGGAAGACATGCCATATATGGCAGACGGCCGTCCGGTGGACATCGTATTGAACCCGCTGGGCGTACCGTCTCGTATGAACATCGGTCAGATTTTGGAAGTGCATTTGGGTTGGGCTGCGAAAGGCATTGGCGAACGTATCGACAATATGCTGAAAGAGCAGCGCAAAGTCGGAGAAATCCGTGCTTTCCTGAATAAGCTGTATAACGGCAGCGGTAAGCAGGAAGATTTGGGCAGCCTGACTGATGAAGAAATCATCGAATTGGCCTCCAACCTGCGTAAGGGTGCTTCTTTCGCTTCTCCGGTATTCGATGGTGCAAAAGAAGCAGAAATCCGCGAAATGTTGGATTTGGCCTACCCAAGCGATGATTCCGAAGTAGCGAAATTGGGCTTCAATGACAGCAAAACCCAAATCACTCTGTATGACGGACGCTCAGGTGAGGCATTCGACCGAAAAGTTACTGTCGGCGTGATGCACTACCTGAAACTGCACCACTTGGTTGACGAGAAAATGCACGCCCGTTCGACCGGTCCGTACTCTCTGGTAACGCAACAACCGTTGGGTGGTAAAGCTCAATTCGGCGGTCAGCGTTTCGGTGAGATGGAGGTTTGGGCATTGGAGGCATACGGTGCGGCATATACGCTGCAAGAAATGCTGACCGTGAAGTCCGACGACGTGAACGGCCGTACCAAAATGTACGAAAACATCGTCAAAGGCGAGCACAAAATCGATGCCGGTATGCCGGAATCTTTCAACGTGTTGGTGAAAGAAATCCGCTCACTGGGTTTGGATATCGATTTGGAACGCTATTAA